The Manis javanica isolate MJ-LG chromosome 6, MJ_LKY, whole genome shotgun sequence genome contains a region encoding:
- the LOC140849946 gene encoding endogenous retrovirus group FC1 Env polyprotein-like yields MTFSSFTALSLFSLIPIVFPAAPSSFVWRFKVKQTYTQHQTKVTALIATSDCPLKGCSEPLYLHFPPSTEVFIYSYLYSPYLCFLYDQRQAYCRRWPDTYGGCPYWSCTIHYMGDFQYPQYYSSNRFMKYPNGSFSLSIPDPWDSRWAAGVTASVYYKGSSTPHGTLHISREYVPSRSQISQVASDIRHSEKVIIQTLDGASSSYPSYSWLQLIQDTTIFLNHTLNTANCFLCASLQRPLLVAVPLNISNYSFHAEGQPLRPLADIPLWEPEYPDNLTIHHCVGPTPPPSSALHCLSIYTPTSGSKTFTQPGHFFWCNGSLFNSLPLNSDTPCILVTLIPQLTLYSMAEFLELQPPLHSRTKRAAFLPMMVGISLITSAIGVGFSGGALGHSLWAVRDLDAKLEGALASTADSLASLQRQVTSLAKVTLQNRRALDLLTAEKGGTCVFLQEECCYYINESGIVETDITKLTDLASSLHSASNSNPFSSILTNPLLTWLWPIAGPIIVILLVCLFLPCIIKFIKSQVGKISNQAFNQLLLRNYQLLATEDPSPSRDLLTTC; encoded by the coding sequence atgactttttcctcctttactgctctctcgcttttttccctcattcctattgtcttccctgccgccccatcctcctttgtatggcgattcaaagtcaagcagacttacacacagcatcaaacaaaagttactgccctcattgccacatcagactgccctctgaaaggctgctctgagcctttgtacctccactttcctccctccactgaagtattcatttacagctacctttattctccctacctctgcttcctctatgaccaaagacaagcctattgcaggcgatggccagacacctacgggggatgcccctactggtcttgcaccattcactacatgggtgacttccagtacccacagtattactcctccaaccgtttcatgaaatatcccaacggctcattctccttatcaatcccagatccctgggactctcgatgggctgctggagtaacagcctcagtttactacaaggggtcctcgaccccccacggtacccttcatatctctcgagagtatgttccctctcgctcccagatctctcaagttgcatcagatatcagacattccgaaaaagtcattatccaaactcttgacggcgcctcttcatcttatccctcctactcttggttacagctcattcaagacaccaccatctttctcaaccacaccctcaacaccgccaattgtttcttgtgcgcatcactacagcgcccactgctggtcgccgtgccccttaatatttccaactactccttccatgcagaaggacaacccctccgtcccttggcggacatacccctatgggagccagaatacccagataatctcaccatccaccactgtgtaggcccaactccacccccctccagtgcacttcactgcctctctatctacacccctacctccggctctaagacttttacacaaccgggacacttcttttggtgtaatggcagccttttcaactcactgcctctcaactccgatacaccctgcattctcgtcaccctaatcccacagcttacactttacagcatggcagaattccttgagctccaacctcccttgcactcgcgcacaaaaagggctgctttccttcccatgatggtcggtatctctttaatcacctcagccattggggtggggttttcaggaggagccttgggtcactctctatgggcagttagagatctcgacgccaaacttgagggagccctggcatccactgccgattccctagcctctctccaaagacaagtcacttcgctagctaaagtcacccttcaaaaccggcgggccctagatctgcttacagccgagaagggtggcacctgcgtcttcctccaggaagagtgctgctattacatcaacgaatccggcattgtagaaactgacatcaccaaactcactgaccttgcctccagcctccactctgcttccaattccaacccattctcgtcaatactaacaaaccccctcctcacctggctctggcccattgcaggccccataatagtcattcttcttgtctgtctcttcttaccctgtataataaagttcatcaaatcccaagtcgggaaaatctctaatcaagctttcaaccagcttttactcaggaactaccagcttctggccacggaagacccctcaccctcacgtgacctcctcaccacatgctga